Part of the Chthoniobacterales bacterium genome is shown below.
CGAGCGGGCGCAACTCGAATGGCACAGCCTGCTCCGACAGATCGTGGCCGCGCCGACTTTGCCTTGGAGCCGCTGGACGGAGTTGCAGTCGGCGGCGGCTCATTTTTTGGAAACTCACACCCGCAAGAAACGTCTCGACTTCCCGCCGCTGCTGGGCGAACACCTTTTGCGCTACCTGCGGTGATCCGACTTACATTCTTATGCTGGGCATTCGCCACGAAAAAACTCTCCTGATCCGGCCTGAATATTTGAATCATTCCGGCACGGTTTTCGGCGGAAATATGATGAAATGGGCCGACGACATGGCTTACAACGCCGCTGCTTTGCTTTTCCCAAACGCGACCTTTGTGACGAAGCTTTTTGGGCAGTTTGATTTCACCACGCCCGTTTCGCAGGGGCACATCATCAAGATTTATAGCCAAGTCGAATCGAGGGCGACGACTTCCTGCAAAGTGCTCGTCTGGGCGGAAAACGCCACCACTGGAGCCGATGTTTTCAGCACATTCGCCGTGATGGTGAACGTCCGGAACAACCAGAAAGTACCGCTCGATCCGGTCTGAACGGCCAAAATTCTCAGAATGTTTTCTCGGAACAGCGATTTTGTTTGACCCGAATAGCCCTTTGGTGGCAAAAAAGGGGGCGATGTGGAGCGAAATGGGGCAAAAAAGCTCGATTCCTCCAGCACTTCCATGGAAACCACCTTCACACCCACACCTGTTTACGCTGGCGAGTTTCGTCACGCGATCGACCCAAAGGGTCGGGTGACGGTTCCCTCGAAGTGGCGTCGGGCGGAGTCGGAGGATCTCTATGTGATCCCAGATCAGCAAAATCAGTATCTCATCATCATGCCGCCGGAGGAGTTTAAGGCGATTGGCCAGAAGATCGAAAAGGCGGACATGGAGGAGGGCCGGAAGCGGATCTTTTTGCGGAATTTTTACTCGCAAGCCCAGCCGACCACGGTTGACCGCCAGGGAAGAATGCTGCTGCCCGAGGACTATTGCGCGCGCGTGGGTCTCCTTCAGGACGTGGTGCTGGCGGGCGGGCTTGTGCGTTTTGAAATTTGGAATCCAGAGCGTTGGCAAAAGACAATCGAGGAGAAACAAAATGTTTACTGCGAAGTGGCCGATAGCATTGGGCTGTGACCCGGTGCGTTTGGGTGCCTCGGAGGACTTGTTTTCCACCCCTGACGTTCTGGCTACCAGCTTTCAATCCGAAAAAACCGTGGATTCCTCACCCCAAGACGCCGCAGGATTTCATCACGTCCCCGTTCTCGCGGAGGAAGTGCTGACCGCGCTTGCGCCGCAGCCGGGTGAATTATTCGTCGATGGGACCTTGGGCGGCGGCGGACATTCTGAGTCTCTCCTGCGCGCGGGGGCGCATGTGATCGGCCTCGATCAGGATGCAACTGCATTGGCGCACGCGAGCGAGCGGCTGCGAAATTTCGGTGAGGCATTCCATCCGGTGCGGGCGAATTTCCGCGATCTGCGGACGGTGCTGAACGACTTGGGCATCGGAAAAATCGACGGACTCCTCCTCGACATCGGAGTTTCATCGCATCAACTCGACACCGCCAGCCGCGGCTTCAGCTTCCAATCCGACGGGCCTCTCGACATGCGCATGGACCAATCGGCTCCAATGACGGCCGCCGATTTAGTGAACACCGCCGATGTGGAGGAACTCATCCGGATTTTCCGAAAATACGGCGAGGAGCCAAGTTCGGTTCGTATCGCGAAACACCTCGTCGAGATTCGCCAGACGCAGCCATTTTCCACCACAGCGCAACTTGCCGCAGCCGTGGAATCCATTCTCCCGCGTCGGGGAAAACGGCATCCTGCGACGCAGATTTTCCAGGCGCTGCGCATTGCGGTGAACGACGAACTCGGTGCCTTGGAAGCCATCCTCAACAACGCTCCTGCGCCGCTGAATAAAGGCGCGCGGTTTGCCGTCATCACCTTCCATTCTCTGGAGGACCGGCTGGTGAAACAAGATTTCCGTGCCCGCAGCCAAGCCACGCTGGATCGGCCCGAATGGGCGGCACCGCGTCCCAATCCCGCCCACGTTTATCAGCCTATCAACCGCAAAAGCATCACCGCTAGTACTAGCGAACTCTCCAGCAACCCGCGCGCGCGCAGTGCCAGACTGCGGGCCGTGCAAAAAATTTAGAAAGCCACAATCCCATGTCTCGCAATCGTCGGAAAAATGTTAACACCGTTCGCATCGCCACCTTCTTCTGGTGGCTGATGGTTTTCATCGGCCTGAGTGTGTTAGGTCTGAGTTACGTTTCCATCAAAAACCAGACCATCGCGTTTGGTGAGCAACGCCGCCTCCTGGAGCGCCAGCTTCGCGACCTCACCGAGCAAAACCGCGCCTTCAGTTCGCAAGTGACCGCACTTACATCGCGCTCTGCTCTGCAAAAGCAGTTGAACAGCGGCTTCATCAAACTCGTCGAAATCGATCCGATGCAAATCGTGCGTCTGAACGCCTCGGGAGCGCAGCCCGCCACGATCGCCGACGCACTAACCTCCAGTAAAACGCTGGCCCAAAAATGAAGAGTTGCCGCTCGCGAGCAATCATCGTTTGCATCGGCTTGGTCGTGTTATTCAGCGGCTTTTCCGCCCGTCTGATTCACCTCCAAGTCAACCAGCACGATGAGTATGCCGCGCTGGCGGACGCGAAGCACATTATCAAAAAACCTGTCTATGCCCAACGCGGACAGATCGTGGACGCGAA
Proteins encoded:
- a CDS encoding acyl-CoA thioesterase; its protein translation is MLGIRHEKTLLIRPEYLNHSGTVFGGNMMKWADDMAYNAAALLFPNATFVTKLFGQFDFTTPVSQGHIIKIYSQVESRATTSCKVLVWAENATTGADVFSTFAVMVNVRNNQKVPLDPV
- the rsmH gene encoding 16S rRNA (cytosine(1402)-N(4))-methyltransferase RsmH, yielding MDSSPQDAAGFHHVPVLAEEVLTALAPQPGELFVDGTLGGGGHSESLLRAGAHVIGLDQDATALAHASERLRNFGEAFHPVRANFRDLRTVLNDLGIGKIDGLLLDIGVSSHQLDTASRGFSFQSDGPLDMRMDQSAPMTAADLVNTADVEELIRIFRKYGEEPSSVRIAKHLVEIRQTQPFSTTAQLAAAVESILPRRGKRHPATQIFQALRIAVNDELGALEAILNNAPAPLNKGARFAVITFHSLEDRLVKQDFRARSQATLDRPEWAAPRPNPAHVYQPINRKSITASTSELSSNPRARSARLRAVQKI